The DNA segment TGCAGTTCTTCAAGGAATGTACGAAATACGACATCCTGGATGGTGCGATCGCACCCAGCCAAATCGTCGGTGCGACGGACACTTGGAACACGATCTTCAGTAACACGAGCCCTGCCCGCTTCGTCACATACAACGTGCTGACGGCTCAACCCGTGACGGACACGTGCCAGAACGTCGCGCTGCTTCTCAAGCCACGTGTGGACGCCGCCGTCTCGGATGCACAGGCGTTCTATGGCCGCAAGGCGTTTCCGCAGGCGAGCTCGGACGGTATCGCTCAGCAAATGTTCCTGTCGACCGTCTCGACGTCCTACTCGTGGCTGCTCGACGCATCGCAGTCAGCGTCCGATGCCATGAAACAGGCGATGTTCAACAACATCTGGCGGGATGCGGGCCCCGGCATTGCGCGTGCGCACGACGATCCGGCGGCGATCGCCGACACGAACGCTCTTATCGCGGAGGCAGAAGCGGCGCGCCAGGCGAACGGGTCGAATAGTGCCCTAAGTCTGCTCGGCCAAGAAACGATCCCGCACATGCGGAACTGGATCGAAGCGATCACCTACGCCCTGTTCCCTGTCATGGTCCTGCTGATGATCGTGGTACCGCAGGAGAAGGCGAAGTACGTTCTGGGTGGCTATTTCATGATCCTCGTATGGATCGGGTTGTGGCCGCTGCTGTTCGCAATCATCAACCATCTGTCGCTGATGTGGCTGCACTACAAGTTGACGGCATTGCACCTGTCGGCCGGCGTGCCGTTCCAGCTTTCCTCTGCGTTCGACTCAACCTTGGTCGACGAGCAGGCGATGATCGGATACATGGTGGTGCTTGTGCCGTTCATCGCTGGTGCAATCGTCAAGATGGGCGACGGTGCGATCTTCGGCCTGGCCGATCGAGCCTTGAGTGGCTTCGCCACCGCCGGTTCCCGCGCCGGCGCTGCGATAGCGTCCGGCAACTACAGCATGGGTCAGGCGGGCCTTGACACCGCGTCCGTTAACACTACGACGATGCAGAAGTTCGACGGCAACATGCTGATGAATTCCGGCATGAAGACGGTCCAGCTTTCGGATGGTTCGACGATGTCGGTATCCAGCAACGGCCGCGCTGCCTATCAGAAGCTCGCAAACCACCTTCTGACGTCGATGCAGCTCGAAGATGCACAGAGCTCCGGTCACAGTTTTGACCGGTTCAGCGGTACTACCTCGACGTCGGGTTGGAGCAGCTCGACACGTTCGGGAAGTTCGGTGGGCAGCAGCGAGAGCTTCGGCCACGCCTCCGAGCGCGGTGCGACTCAGAGCATCGGGGCGGAGACTGCGACGACAACGTCCGGCGGTACCAGCGGCCGCGCGATGCACGATGAGAGCGTCGGGCAGACCAACCAGATCGGTACTCGGTTTGGTACCGGCATCGGTGCCACCGACAGCATTCAACTTCACGCCGGCGGGAGCGGTCACCTGGGAATCGATGCTTCCCAGGGTGGCGCCTCTCCGCGCGCACCGGGCGCCGGCGCGAGCGATCGCGACGCGCGCCGGGTTGCCAATGCTATGAAGCAAGGAGGCGCGTCGGCAGAGCAAATCGATTCCGCGATGCAGAACATGCGCGGCAACCAAGCGGCGGCGGAAGGTGCACCTTCTGTCAGGCGCGGCGGTGGGGCATCGCTGAGCCTTGGGGCGCAAGTAACCGGTATTCGAAACTACACGGCTGGCCACGATCGCGACTGGTCGTCGCAATC comes from the Burkholderia pyrrocinia genome and includes:
- a CDS encoding conjugal transfer protein TraG N-terminal domain-containing protein, encoding MNIEIQTYWNVETLYYVLNAVASVMTSGGWPGLIKFVFLVALLIAMFAYMGRHGDMAMWFIQAFAFVTILNMPIARVMLSDRTDLQPPRQVDHVPVALAAIAQASSLSFGFLTRAYETAFNVPDDLGLAKGDVGFGHRILRQVNSAVVRDPALRADLMQFFKECTKYDILDGAIAPSQIVGATDTWNTIFSNTSPARFVTYNVLTAQPVTDTCQNVALLLKPRVDAAVSDAQAFYGRKAFPQASSDGIAQQMFLSTVSTSYSWLLDASQSASDAMKQAMFNNIWRDAGPGIARAHDDPAAIADTNALIAEAEAARQANGSNSALSLLGQETIPHMRNWIEAITYALFPVMVLLMIVVPQEKAKYVLGGYFMILVWIGLWPLLFAIINHLSLMWLHYKLTALHLSAGVPFQLSSAFDSTLVDEQAMIGYMVVLVPFIAGAIVKMGDGAIFGLADRALSGFATAGSRAGAAIASGNYSMGQAGLDTASVNTTTMQKFDGNMLMNSGMKTVQLSDGSTMSVSSNGRAAYQKLANHLLTSMQLEDAQSSGHSFDRFSGTTSTSGWSSSTRSGSSVGSSESFGHASERGATQSIGAETATTTSGGTSGRAMHDESVGQTNQIGTRFGTGIGATDSIQLHAGGSGHLGIDASQGGASPRAPGAGASDRDARRVANAMKQGGASAEQIDSAMQNMRGNQAAAEGAPSVRRGGGASLSLGAQVTGIRNYTAGHDRDWSSQSDHRTGDSVSSGSEVSQTGSASTRNATGTQSSQSDRHDSSATRSSFSESAFQREHGVHSEAGSRSTSSDGNSMRFAIERNLAEDPDFMMKVGQRNHVSATRMWQMSEDKLIGMAAEYLDWKAMAQNMRGPQGAGANDDAVAPKLSHDFGSHHSGASSRGRAGAGHTSAGAGDFGGRVKATGFSSTDPVKPNMTSPTEISAAQHALDQGRGIGQRAKDFDADVHKHASPDRALGEGRVTQTEVNAANEDRDLADTVRRSWNAPRRALGMKEYDDYDTKDVPPEIKK